The following DNA comes from Bathymodiolus thermophilus thioautotrophic gill symbiont.
CTAATTTTCTTGGGTGCCATGCTTATATTTATTCCTATGGTTGGGGTTGCACTTTCAATAGCCGGGCTTGTTAAAGCTGTTGTTTCATAGTTAAAACTTGTAGAAAATTTAGCCATTCCAACAAAAATAATTTAAGGGGAGATATGAAAACTACAATTGGTTTAGTCACAATGAAAAATATTAGAAGTGACCCCTCCGCTTATTGTAATTCTTGGGGCTATAATATTTTTTAATTGTAGTGACATAAATCATAACTATTAGCAAAAATGCTAGTTAAATAGAATAAGATTTTTGAAAAAGCTACTTTTTGCATTAAAGCGGTTGTTTTTATACAAAGTATTTTTACTTTATGAAAAAATATAATACCAATGAAGAGTACAGAACATTCCAAATTGTAGAGCATAAAGATAGCCATTGGTATCTTAAGTTTACTATGTTGATTGTAGCTATCGTTATCGTTGCCTTATTTTTTCTTCTGAATGGAAAATACAGCAAGAAAACAATGGTCAATGGATACCTATCTCCAGTCGTAAAAACGAGCAAGATATTTGCCAATGAAGTGGGGATTGTTTCTGATATTCGTGTTAAAAACGGATATTTTGTAAAGGCAGGGGATGTCTTGGTTAAACTTAACAAAATATCAAAATCACATAACACCAATACCCTTTTAGGCAATATTAAACTCTTAGACAAAGACCTGCAAAAAAATATAGAATTACTAAAAAACTTTAACAATTTGCAAGCCAAGGTTTTTAAATACCACAAAAAAAACAAGAAAGCATTTAAGTTGGGACTGATATCTTATAACGAGTTAATATCATCCGAGCAAAAACTCATAGAATTAAGTGGGAAAATTAAAAAACACGATCTGGATATAGAAAAAATTAATAGCAATCTTAAAAAACAGAGAAGTATTTTAGCATCAACAAAAGACAAAGTTCAGAATCAAAATGAGAACGCTCTAGACAGTTCCTTTGTCCGTGCACCAATATCTGGATATGTGTCTATATTACAACTTAATATTGGCGATGCTTTAAGGCCTAATAAATTTCTAATGAATATTGTGCCTGCATTAAATGCAGAATTAGAGGCCATACTTTATGTTCCTGTTTCCGATATTGGCTTTGTCTCTATAGGGCAGGAGATTGGCATTCATTACGATACCTTTCCATATCAAAAATTTGGCTCATTTGGTGCGACAATCTCTAATATCACCAAAACACCTACCAGTTATAAGAATATTCTCTTCTTAGAAAACAGCAAAAAGAAGGTGGAATTTTTTGAAGTCAAGGCAAGGCTCAAACAACAAAAGGTGCCCATATATTCTAAAGATGTTAATTTGATAGAAAAAATGACATTTTCAGCAGATTTAATATTAGATACCAGAACTTTGATAGAGTGGCTTTTCGAACCTTATTTTGGTGTTTATAGAAGAATTAACATTAAGGGCTAAAGGTATGAGAGTAATACAACAAGAGGAAGTTGCAGATTGCGGACACGCTTGCTTACTAATGATTGCCGATCATTTTGGCCTGCAAATGGACTTAAGCACCTACAAAAATGAGTTTTTTATTTCCTCTGAAGGCTCTTCGTTTCAAGATTTAAAGAGCAATGCTGAACAAATGAATTTATCAGCGAGAGGCTTTAAAGTTGATTTAAAAGACATTAGCTCTTTAAGTGTTCCTTGTATTGTAAATTTTTATTCAGAGCATTTTGTTGTGCTTAAAAAAATTACTAAAAATTTTATCCACATAATAGACCCTGCTTCTGGCCCTAGAAAAATACCTATTACACTGTTGCCACCAATAATAGGAGGGAACTTATTGTATGCATTGGAAATTAAAAAAGAACAAGATTTTGCAGTCAAAGATTTGAGAAAAAAATACACCTTGCTGAATTATATTAAATCTATAAAGGGAATATTTAACACTTACACCCAGGTGTTTTTGTTTGCTTTAATTGTTCAATTGGCACTGATTGCCCAGCCATTTTATGTGCAATTAGCAATGGATGATGTGGTGGTTAACAACGATATGGAATTAATGTTGTTATTGTTAACGGCATTTATTTTCATCGGGGTATTTGATGTTATAGCGCAGTTTGTTAGAGAAAGCTTGATTATCAATTTAGAAAAAAGCGTTATTAAAAGTTTTTATCATAAATTATTGGCAAGAATATTGAAGCTGCCTATAGAATATTTTCACAGTCGCTCAGCAGGTGCGATAATGCAAAAGTTTGACAGTTTGAGCGTTATTGTCGCCAATATATCACGATCAATAACCACTATTATTTTAGATGGAATTTTGTCTATGATTATGCTCGCACTTATGTTTGTTTATAGTGTCAAGTTAACATTAATAATCTTAGGTATCGTTACCTTGTATATCATTTTAAAACTCATTACTTATTCGGTTTTTTCAAAGATTAATTCGGTACTCATTCACGATTCCAGTAAAGAGAAGGGAGCGCTAATACAGATAATAACAAATATAACCAGTATTAAGGGATTGAATGTTAGCAATCATTATTTAGACAAGTTTGATGAAAGTGTTGGAAAGCGTTTAGCAACTGAAAAAAAGATAAATAACTGGAGGAATACTTTTTTATCTATTGGTAATGTTATACAACATGCAGATACTTTGATTATAGTTTATATTGGTGTTATTATGATTGCAGAAGGGAAATTTACCGTTGGAATGCTCTATAGTTTTATCTTTTATAAGACAAGATTTGTGTCTAGTATAATTGGATTGTTAGATTCCTCTATTGAATTATTCCTCAGCAGAGTACATATGAAATATATGGCTGATATAATCAATACAGAATCTGAGGAAGAGAGAGAAAATATTGGTATATCAGAGCCTGAAAATGTAGTCATCAATAAATCATTAGAACAAATACATGATTTAACAAAACGCATCGAATTTAAGGGCTTCACTTATTCTTACCCCAAAACCAAAGCCAAAGTTTTTGAGAATTTCTCCTATGTCATTCCAGCCAACGAATCAGTGTGTATAAAAGGCAAAAGTGGCAAGGGAAAATCAACAATTTTAAATATAATATCTGGGTTGTATAGACCTCAAGATAATCAGGTTTATATCAATGATATAGATATTAATAAAACCCCATTGAAATATTTGCGTAGCCAAGTGTCATATTATGCACCCACTGAAGAATTTTTTGATGGTAGTTTATTGAGCAACATAGCGGTAAGTAAAAGCATAAATATTAATAAAATAATAGATATCCTTAAAGGTTTAGATTTGTATGACTGTATCTTAAACGAAGTTCCGGGGGGACTAGAGGGACATATTGGATCCATCAAATACCGATTTTCTACGGGGCAAAAACGCAGAATAATGTTGGCAAGAGCGCTTTATAAAGATTCTAGTTTACTACTATTGGACGAACCTACAGAATCACTGGATGTCGTAACAGAAGATATTGTTATAGATTACATACTAAAAACCAAAAAAAGACTGATACTGGTAACGCATAAAAAAGCAATTTCCGATAGATTTAAAAATATTATTGAGTTGTAAAATATGTTTTATATAAAAATTATTTTTAATACGACTATTTACCTAATAACAAGATTGTTATTTTGGCCATTATTTCTTTTCTTTTCTAGGTACGGAGGTCGAAAAGGGCTGTTTACAATACACCGCCTTTATTTTTGGTTACTGTCTAA
Coding sequences within:
- a CDS encoding HlyD family secretion protein gives rise to the protein MKKYNTNEEYRTFQIVEHKDSHWYLKFTMLIVAIVIVALFFLLNGKYSKKTMVNGYLSPVVKTSKIFANEVGIVSDIRVKNGYFVKAGDVLVKLNKISKSHNTNTLLGNIKLLDKDLQKNIELLKNFNNLQAKVFKYHKKNKKAFKLGLISYNELISSEQKLIELSGKIKKHDLDIEKINSNLKKQRSILASTKDKVQNQNENALDSSFVRAPISGYVSILQLNIGDALRPNKFLMNIVPALNAELEAILYVPVSDIGFVSIGQEIGIHYDTFPYQKFGSFGATISNITKTPTSYKNILFLENSKKKVEFFEVKARLKQQKVPIYSKDVNLIEKMTFSADLILDTRTLIEWLFEPYFGVYRRINIKG
- a CDS encoding peptidase domain-containing ABC transporter, which codes for MRVIQQEEVADCGHACLLMIADHFGLQMDLSTYKNEFFISSEGSSFQDLKSNAEQMNLSARGFKVDLKDISSLSVPCIVNFYSEHFVVLKKITKNFIHIIDPASGPRKIPITLLPPIIGGNLLYALEIKKEQDFAVKDLRKKYTLLNYIKSIKGIFNTYTQVFLFALIVQLALIAQPFYVQLAMDDVVVNNDMELMLLLLTAFIFIGVFDVIAQFVRESLIINLEKSVIKSFYHKLLARILKLPIEYFHSRSAGAIMQKFDSLSVIVANISRSITTIILDGILSMIMLALMFVYSVKLTLIILGIVTLYIILKLITYSVFSKINSVLIHDSSKEKGALIQIITNITSIKGLNVSNHYLDKFDESVGKRLATEKKINNWRNTFLSIGNVIQHADTLIIVYIGVIMIAEGKFTVGMLYSFIFYKTRFVSSIIGLLDSSIELFLSRVHMKYMADIINTESEEERENIGISEPENVVINKSLEQIHDLTKRIEFKGFTYSYPKTKAKVFENFSYVIPANESVCIKGKSGKGKSTILNIISGLYRPQDNQVYINDIDINKTPLKYLRSQVSYYAPTEEFFDGSLLSNIAVSKSININKIIDILKGLDLYDCILNEVPGGLEGHIGSIKYRFSTGQKRRIMLARALYKDSSLLLLDEPTESLDVVTEDIVIDYILKTKKRLILVTHKKAISDRFKNIIEL